A section of the Pseudomonas sp. Q1-7 genome encodes:
- a CDS encoding Na+/H+ antiporter family protein, with product MNAVVAAVGIMLVLSLCRVHVVVALIVGALVGGVVGGLGVDGSLAAFNKGLGGGATVALSYALLGAFAVAIARSGLAHALADKALALVARQESSGGNALKWLLVALLLCVAIASQNILPIHIAFIPLLVPPLLYVLTRLSIDRRLIACVITFGLITPYMFLPAGFGNIFLNEILLANVAKSGVDVTAVNVTEAMLIPALGMVSGLLIALVSYRRKRTYDLARIARAEQVSVAYNPMSLAVAGVAILVAFVVQLWLDSMIIGALLGFVIFSLSGVVRWREADDLFTEGMKMMAMIGFIMIAASGFAEVLRETGHVTALVEASAGWIGHSKPLGALLMLLVGLLVTMGIGSSFSTVPIIAAIFVPLCVQLGFSPLAIVSIVGTAGALGDAGSPASDSTLGPTSGLNVDGQHNHIWDTVVPTFLHYNLPLLVFGWVAAMTL from the coding sequence ATGAATGCGGTAGTGGCGGCGGTGGGGATCATGCTGGTCCTCAGCCTGTGCCGGGTGCACGTGGTGGTGGCGCTGATCGTCGGCGCGCTGGTGGGGGGCGTCGTTGGCGGACTGGGCGTCGACGGCTCGCTGGCGGCCTTCAACAAGGGCCTCGGCGGTGGCGCGACGGTGGCGCTGTCCTATGCGTTGCTCGGTGCCTTCGCCGTGGCCATCGCCCGCTCCGGCCTGGCCCACGCGCTGGCCGACAAGGCCCTGGCGCTGGTGGCGCGGCAGGAGTCCAGCGGGGGCAACGCACTGAAATGGCTCCTGGTTGCATTGCTGCTGTGCGTGGCGATTGCCTCGCAGAACATCCTGCCGATCCATATCGCCTTCATTCCGCTGCTGGTGCCGCCTCTTCTTTATGTACTGACGCGCCTGTCCATCGACCGCCGGCTGATCGCCTGTGTGATCACCTTCGGCCTGATCACGCCTTACATGTTCCTGCCAGCGGGCTTCGGCAACATTTTCCTCAACGAAATCCTGCTGGCGAATGTGGCGAAAAGTGGCGTCGACGTTACCGCTGTGAATGTCACCGAGGCGATGTTGATACCGGCACTGGGGATGGTTTCGGGCCTGCTGATCGCGCTGGTCAGCTATCGCCGCAAACGCACCTACGATCTCGCGCGCATCGCCCGCGCCGAACAGGTGAGCGTGGCCTACAACCCGATGAGCCTGGCGGTGGCGGGCGTGGCCATCCTGGTCGCCTTCGTGGTGCAGCTCTGGCTCGACTCGATGATCATCGGCGCGCTGCTGGGCTTCGTGATCTTCTCCTTGTCCGGGGTGGTGCGCTGGAGGGAGGCCGACGACCTGTTCACCGAGGGTATGAAGATGATGGCGATGATCGGCTTCATCATGATCGCCGCCTCGGGTTTCGCCGAGGTCCTACGCGAAACCGGCCACGTGACCGCCCTGGTGGAGGCATCGGCCGGCTGGATCGGCCACAGCAAACCCCTCGGTGCATTGCTGATGCTGCTGGTGGGCCTTCTGGTGACCATGGGCATCGGTTCGTCCTTCTCCACCGTGCCGATCATCGCGGCGATCTTCGTGCCACTCTGCGTGCAGCTGGGCTTCAGTCCGCTGGCCATCGTCAGCATCGTCGGCACCGCCGGTGCCCTGGGCGACGCCGGGTCGCCGGCCTCGGATTCCACCCTGGGGCCGACCTCGGGCTTGAACGTGGATGGCCAGCACAACCATATCTGGGACACCGTGGTACCCACTTTCCTGCATTACAACCTGCCGCTGCTGGTCTTCGGCTGGGTTGCCGCAATGACGCTCTGA
- the nuoN gene encoding NADH-quinone oxidoreductase subunit NuoN: protein MEFTTQHLIALLPLLVTCATIIVVMLAIAWKRHHSWTFGLSVAGLNLALISIIPALKVAPLEVTPLLMVDHFGAYYMALVLAGTLACVTLIHAYLGGESGKGYPGNREEMYLLILLSAAGGLVLVTAQHLAGLFIGLELLSVPVYGLVAYAFFNKRSLEAGIKYMVLSAAGSAFLLFGMALLYADAGSLSFSQLAAAGTSSVLSQLGIGMMLIGLAFKLSLVPFHLWTPDVYEGAPAPVAAFLATASKVAVFAVLLRLYQLSPATAGGWLNDLLTVIAIASILFGNLLALVQNNIKRLLGYSSIAHFGYLLVALIASKGLAVEAIGVYLATYVLTSLGAFGVVTLMSTPYSGRDCDALYEYRGLFWRRPYLTAVLTVMMLSLAGIPLTAGFIGKFFVIAAGVESGLWWLLGAMVLGSAIGVFYYLRVMVTLFLVEPNLRRHDAELHWAQRAGGIMLLFVALLAFFLGVYPQPLLDLVQHSGLVAMAN, encoded by the coding sequence ATGGAATTCACGACTCAACACCTGATCGCCCTGCTGCCGCTGCTGGTCACTTGCGCCACCATTATCGTGGTCATGCTGGCCATCGCCTGGAAGCGGCACCACTCCTGGACCTTCGGCCTCTCGGTGGCCGGTCTCAACCTGGCCCTGATCTCCATCATCCCGGCCCTCAAGGTCGCGCCCCTGGAGGTAACCCCGCTGTTGATGGTGGACCACTTCGGCGCCTACTACATGGCCCTGGTCCTGGCCGGCACCCTCGCCTGCGTCACCCTGATCCACGCCTACCTGGGCGGTGAATCCGGCAAGGGCTACCCGGGCAACCGCGAAGAGATGTACCTGCTGATCCTCCTGTCCGCCGCCGGCGGTCTGGTGCTGGTCACCGCGCAACACCTGGCCGGTCTGTTCATCGGCCTGGAACTGCTCTCGGTACCGGTCTACGGCCTGGTGGCGTACGCCTTCTTCAACAAACGCTCCCTGGAAGCCGGCATCAAGTACATGGTGCTGTCCGCCGCGGGCTCCGCCTTCCTGCTGTTCGGCATGGCCCTGCTCTATGCCGACGCCGGCAGCCTGAGCTTCAGCCAACTGGCGGCCGCTGGCACCTCCAGCGTGCTGTCCCAGCTGGGCATCGGCATGATGCTGATCGGCCTGGCGTTCAAGCTGTCCCTGGTGCCCTTCCACCTCTGGACCCCGGACGTGTACGAAGGCGCCCCCGCGCCGGTAGCCGCGTTCCTGGCCACCGCCAGCAAGGTCGCCGTGTTCGCCGTGCTGCTGCGTCTGTACCAGCTGTCCCCGGCCACCGCCGGCGGTTGGCTGAACGACCTGCTGACCGTGATCGCCATCGCCTCCATCCTGTTCGGCAACCTGCTGGCCCTGGTGCAGAACAACATCAAGCGTCTGCTCGGCTATTCCTCCATCGCCCACTTCGGCTACCTGCTGGTGGCGCTGATCGCGAGCAAGGGCCTGGCGGTGGAAGCCATCGGCGTCTACCTGGCCACCTACGTGCTGACCAGCCTCGGCGCCTTCGGCGTGGTGACGCTGATGTCCACCCCCTACAGCGGCCGCGACTGCGACGCCCTGTACGAGTACCGTGGCCTGTTCTGGCGCCGTCCGTACCTGACCGCCGTCCTCACTGTGATGATGCTGTCGCTCGCCGGCATCCCGCTCACCGCTGGCTTCATCGGCAAGTTCTTCGTGATCGCCGCCGGTGTCGAATCCGGCCTCTGGTGGCTGCTGGGTGCCATGGTCCTGGGCAGTGCCATCGGCGTGTTCTACTACCTGCGCGTCATGGTCACCCTGTTCCTGGTGGAGCCGAACCTGCGCCGCCACGATGCCGAACTGCACTGGGCCCAGCGCGCCGGCGGCATCATGCTGCTGTTCGTCGCCCTGTTGGCATTCTTCCTTGGCGTCTACCCGCAGCCGCTGCTGGACCTGGTCCAGCACTCCGGCCTGGTGGCCATGGCCAACTAA
- a CDS encoding c-type cytochrome: protein MRILRRVLWLVLFLLLAGLAVVLYYVANPNLPVYRAPDQLHYLDQWQDQERQTYYYTPQGTTVKGLRYEWFTALELPFSRDRFARPDYLARFGFLIDPQQKATPLNPGNLPVGMARHQDEKTGAHYLDISCAACHTGELRYNGQAVRIDGGAALHSLASTVPTLRGGGFGQALGMSMAFTYYNPLKFSRFAEAVLGERYPEGKAELRKDFKQVLDRLLGTAWNDTHRGLYPTEEGFGRTDAFGRIANSVYGDAINPENYRIADAPVSYPHLWDIWKFDWVQWNASAMQPMARNVGEALGVGATLHLFQPNGSAVPEADRYASSVRVRDLHTLEETLKKLAPPTWPEAVFGKVDLARASQGRALFVENCAYCHAPKVVPPDRRMALDRDPEWHMRVVPIEEIGTDSTTADNIADHRFDVSKLGWTREQLAKLDVKLFDGSLERIDFTRISSAQGLAYITAFVENQAYKQAGISGEERARMDGFGLPIGVQEKRGYKPRPLDGIWATPPFLHNGSVPNLFQLLSPVSERASQFHVGSFEYDPKFVGFQTAEFPGSFLLDTRLKGNGNQGHEFRDGCRKDGVIGRFLSPDERLAVIEYLKVLGNPALEDRLTPVQARPWTPGPACEG from the coding sequence ATGCGCATCCTCCGCCGGGTTCTCTGGCTGGTGCTATTCCTGCTGCTGGCCGGACTGGCAGTCGTCCTTTATTACGTCGCCAACCCCAACCTTCCGGTTTACCGGGCGCCCGACCAGTTGCACTACCTGGACCAGTGGCAGGACCAGGAGCGCCAGACCTACTACTACACGCCCCAGGGCACCACGGTTAAGGGCCTGCGCTACGAATGGTTCACCGCGTTGGAACTGCCCTTCTCCCGCGACAGGTTCGCCCGTCCCGACTACCTGGCGCGCTTCGGCTTCCTGATCGATCCGCAGCAGAAGGCCACCCCGCTGAACCCCGGCAACCTGCCGGTGGGCATGGCGCGCCATCAGGACGAGAAGACCGGCGCGCACTACCTCGATATCAGCTGCGCCGCCTGCCATACCGGTGAGCTGCGCTACAACGGCCAGGCCGTGCGCATCGACGGCGGCGCCGCCCTGCACTCCCTCGCCTCCACCGTGCCCACGCTGCGCGGTGGCGGCTTCGGCCAGGCGCTGGGCATGAGCATGGCCTTCACCTACTACAACCCGCTGAAGTTCAGCCGCTTCGCCGAAGCCGTGTTGGGCGAGCGCTACCCGGAGGGCAAGGCGGAACTGCGCAAGGACTTCAAGCAGGTACTCGACCGCCTGCTGGGCACCGCCTGGAACGATACCCATCGCGGCCTCTATCCCACCGAGGAAGGCTTCGGCCGCACCGACGCGTTCGGCCGCATTGCCAACAGCGTCTATGGCGACGCCATCAACCCGGAGAACTACCGCATCGCCGACGCGCCGGTGAGCTACCCGCACCTCTGGGACATCTGGAAATTCGACTGGGTCCAGTGGAACGCCTCGGCCATGCAGCCCATGGCCCGCAACGTCGGCGAAGCCCTCGGCGTCGGCGCCACCCTGCACCTGTTCCAGCCCAATGGCAGCGCGGTGCCGGAAGCCGACCGCTACGCCTCCAGCGTACGGGTACGCGACCTCCACACCCTGGAGGAAACCCTGAAGAAGCTGGCCCCGCCCACCTGGCCGGAGGCGGTCTTTGGCAAGGTGGATCTGGCCCGTGCCAGCCAGGGTCGCGCGCTGTTCGTCGAGAACTGTGCCTACTGCCACGCCCCCAAGGTCGTGCCGCCGGATCGCCGCATGGCCCTCGACCGCGACCCGGAATGGCATATGCGCGTGGTGCCCATCGAAGAAATCGGCACCGACTCCACCACCGCCGACAACATCGCCGACCATCGTTTCGACGTCAGCAAGCTGGGCTGGACCCGCGAGCAGTTGGCCAAGCTGGACGTGAAGCTGTTCGACGGCAGCCTGGAGCGGATCGACTTCACGCGCATTTCCAGCGCCCAGGGCCTGGCCTACATCACCGCTTTCGTCGAGAACCAGGCCTACAAGCAGGCCGGCATTTCCGGTGAGGAACGCGCCCGCATGGACGGTTTCGGCCTGCCCATCGGCGTGCAGGAAAAACGCGGCTACAAGCCCCGGCCGCTGGACGGCATCTGGGCCACCCCGCCCTTCCTGCACAACGGCTCGGTGCCCAACCTGTTCCAGCTGTTGTCGCCGGTCAGCGAACGGGCCAGCCAGTTCCATGTCGGCAGCTTCGAGTACGACCCGAAGTTCGTCGGTTTCCAGACCGCCGAGTTCCCCGGCAGCTTCCTGCTGGACACCCGCCTCAAGGGCAACGGCAACCAGGGCCATGAATTTCGCGACGGCTGCCGCAAGGACGGCGTGATCGGCCGCTTCCTGTCCCCGGACGAACGCCTGGCAGTGATCGAGTACCTCAAGGTGCTCGGCAACCCGGCGCTGGAAGACCGGCTCACCCCGGTGCAAGCCCGCCCCTGGACCCCAGGCCCTGCGTGCGAGGGCTGA
- a CDS encoding GNAT family N-acetyltransferase/peptidase C39 family protein codes for MNLLLRAATLDDLSELVELESRCFEVARLGRPQFRWMMVAANARLLVAEGDGRLLGYALVLFRQGSPLARLHSIATDPRARGNGIGQRLLDAAEASAREHDCAYLRLEVCPDDRLAVALFERNGYSELELLADYFPDHREALRMEKRVVRHPQALQRPVPYYHQTTAFTCGPACLLMAMGALDGAVPGNHQDELRLWREASSVHMPGGHGGCSPHGLALAAWRRGYRVRLQVSDQGPLFLDEVRNAGKREVIRQAHADFCSALQDTDIEQHLSDELDLHPLLSAGGQPLVLVDGHRRSRSRAPHWILVTDCDRNFVYLHDPNAERSLHRRAQDCQHVPVTHQEFERISRFGAGKQRAAVVLYPRTQSAIARPAHRPQTFPTYPTRNA; via the coding sequence ATGAACTTGCTTCTGCGTGCCGCCACCCTCGACGACCTGTCGGAGCTGGTGGAGCTTGAGAGTCGCTGCTTCGAGGTCGCCCGCCTGGGCCGGCCCCAGTTCCGCTGGATGATGGTGGCGGCCAACGCCAGGTTGCTGGTGGCCGAAGGCGATGGGCGTCTGCTCGGCTATGCGCTGGTGCTGTTCCGCCAGGGCAGCCCGCTGGCCCGCCTTCACTCCATCGCCACCGATCCGCGCGCCCGTGGCAACGGCATCGGCCAGCGCCTGCTGGATGCGGCCGAAGCCAGTGCTCGCGAGCATGACTGCGCCTACCTGCGACTGGAGGTCTGCCCGGACGACCGCCTGGCCGTGGCCCTGTTCGAACGCAACGGCTACAGCGAGCTGGAACTGCTGGCGGATTACTTTCCCGACCATCGCGAAGCGCTGCGCATGGAGAAGCGCGTCGTGCGGCACCCACAGGCCCTGCAACGGCCCGTGCCCTACTACCACCAGACCACCGCGTTCACCTGCGGCCCGGCCTGCCTGCTGATGGCCATGGGCGCCCTGGACGGTGCCGTGCCTGGCAACCACCAGGACGAGCTGCGGCTATGGCGCGAAGCCAGCAGCGTACACATGCCCGGCGGACACGGCGGCTGCAGCCCCCACGGGCTGGCGCTGGCGGCCTGGCGGCGCGGTTACCGGGTCCGACTGCAGGTGAGCGACCAGGGCCCGCTGTTCCTCGATGAAGTGCGCAACGCCGGCAAGCGCGAGGTGATCCGACAGGCCCACGCAGACTTCTGCAGTGCCCTGCAGGACACCGATATCGAGCAACACCTGAGCGACGAACTGGATCTGCATCCGCTGCTGTCGGCCGGCGGCCAGCCGCTGGTGCTGGTGGACGGCCATCGCCGCAGCCGCAGTCGGGCACCCCACTGGATACTGGTCACCGACTGCGACCGGAACTTCGTCTACCTCCACGACCCCAACGCCGAACGCAGCCTGCATCGACGCGCCCAGGATTGCCAGCACGTGCCGGTCACCCACCAGGAGTTCGAGCGCATCAGCCGCTTTGGCGCGGGCAAGCAGCGCGCCGCGGTCGTGCTTTACCCGAGGACGCAGAGCGCCATCGCGCGGCCAGCGCATCGCCCTCAGACTTTTCCTACCTACCCCACCAGAAATGCGTAA
- the nuoM gene encoding NADH-quinone oxidoreductase subunit M: MILPWLILIPFIGGLLCWQGERFSSTLPRWIALLTMSLLFVLGLWLWATGDFTLAPAPGTEPVWAEEFKVQWIERFGVTIHLALDGISILMIVLTGLLGVLSVLCSWREIQNRVGFFHLNLMWILGGVVGVFLAIDLFLFFFFWEMMLVPMYFLIALWGHSGSKGKTRITAATKFFIYTQASGLIMLVAILGLVLVNYSNTGVLTFNYADLLKAQLAPGTEYLLMLGFFIAFAVKFPVVPFHSWLPDAHAQAPTAGSVDLAGILLKTAAYGMIRFALPLFPNASAEFAPVAQWLGVFAIVYGALLSFAQTDIKRLVAYSSVSHMGFVLIAIYSSSQIALQGAVVQMIAHGLSAAALFILCGQLYERLHTRDMREMGGIWARMPYLPGVSLFFAAAALGLPGTGNFVGEFLILVGAFQQVPWIAVLASTGLVFGSVYSLIMIHRAYFGPAKSENTYEGLRYRELGMVLGLAVLLVLLGIYPQPVLDTSAASMHGVHQWLDSAVNQLVAR, encoded by the coding sequence ATGATTCTGCCCTGGCTAATCCTGATTCCCTTCATCGGCGGCCTGCTCTGCTGGCAGGGTGAGCGTTTCAGCTCCACCCTGCCGCGCTGGATCGCCCTGCTCACCATGTCCCTGCTGTTCGTCCTCGGCCTCTGGCTATGGGCGACCGGCGACTTCACCCTGGCGCCCGCGCCCGGCACCGAGCCGGTGTGGGCGGAAGAGTTCAAGGTGCAGTGGATCGAACGCTTCGGCGTCACCATCCACCTGGCCCTGGACGGCATCTCCATCCTGATGATCGTCCTCACCGGCCTGCTCGGGGTGCTGTCGGTACTCTGCTCCTGGCGCGAGATCCAGAACCGCGTCGGCTTCTTCCACCTCAACCTGATGTGGATCCTCGGCGGCGTGGTCGGCGTGTTCCTCGCCATCGACCTGTTCCTGTTCTTCTTCTTCTGGGAAATGATGCTGGTGCCGATGTACTTCCTCATCGCGCTCTGGGGTCACAGCGGCAGCAAGGGCAAGACCCGTATCACCGCCGCTACCAAGTTCTTCATCTATACCCAGGCCAGCGGCCTGATCATGCTGGTGGCCATTCTCGGCCTGGTGCTGGTGAACTACAGCAACACCGGCGTGCTGACCTTCAACTACGCCGACCTGCTGAAGGCCCAGCTGGCGCCCGGTACCGAGTACCTGCTGATGCTCGGCTTCTTCATCGCCTTCGCGGTGAAGTTCCCGGTGGTGCCCTTCCACTCCTGGTTGCCCGACGCCCACGCCCAGGCCCCGACCGCGGGTTCCGTGGACCTCGCTGGCATCCTGCTGAAGACCGCCGCCTACGGCATGATCCGCTTCGCCCTGCCGCTGTTCCCCAATGCCTCGGCCGAGTTCGCGCCGGTCGCCCAGTGGCTCGGTGTGTTCGCCATCGTCTACGGTGCGCTGCTGTCCTTCGCCCAGACCGACATCAAGCGCCTGGTGGCTTACTCCAGCGTGTCGCACATGGGCTTCGTGCTGATCGCCATCTACTCCAGTAGCCAGATCGCCCTGCAGGGTGCCGTGGTGCAGATGATCGCCCACGGCCTCTCCGCCGCCGCGCTCTTTATCCTCTGCGGCCAGCTCTATGAGCGCCTGCACACCCGCGACATGCGCGAGATGGGCGGCATCTGGGCGCGCATGCCCTATCTGCCGGGTGTCAGCCTGTTCTTCGCCGCCGCCGCCCTGGGCCTGCCGGGCACCGGCAACTTCGTCGGCGAGTTCCTGATCCTGGTCGGCGCCTTCCAGCAGGTGCCGTGGATCGCCGTGCTGGCCTCCACCGGTCTGGTCTTCGGTTCCGTCTACTCGCTGATCATGATCCACCGCGCCTACTTCGGCCCGGCGAAGAGCGAGAACACCTATGAAGGCCTGCGCTACCGCGAGCTGGGCATGGTCCTCGGCCTCGCCGTGCTGCTGGTCCTGCTCGGCATCTACCCGCAACCGGTGCTGGATACCTCCGCTGCGAGCATGCATGGCGTGCACCAGTGGCTGGACTCCGCCGTCAATCAACTCGTAGCCCGGTAA
- a CDS encoding catalase family protein produces MLKRFWLWLGRLLGKLLLFVLAVGLVGWLAGEAYYGWKFSGPVPSEEVIPADEAAQTRAIIDDAVRIVEQHRDNTRVLRDAHAKAHGCVKAEVSVLPDLDSDLRAGVFAEPGKTWQAWMRLSNGNAYPQFDSARDARGMAIKLLDVPGEKLMKGAAHAREQDFVMFNHPVFFVRDVAEYRQNFNAQANGEKVGAFFPGWDPRTWEIRHLIIALKTLAPAPESPVSATYSSIAPYKLGEANIKYRVIPDPQRCPPYQLPEQNTALPNFLRNALYQQLSLDRVPACFALQVQKQNAQHYMPIEDTSVEWDESVSPFITVASIKVPAQDFDSREQNLACDNLSFNPWHALPEHRPIGGINRLRKAVYEAVSAYRHERNDASDASDATQP; encoded by the coding sequence ATGCTCAAGCGTTTCTGGCTCTGGCTCGGCCGACTGCTCGGCAAGCTCCTTCTCTTCGTATTGGCGGTCGGCCTGGTCGGCTGGCTGGCCGGGGAGGCCTACTACGGCTGGAAGTTCTCCGGCCCGGTGCCCAGCGAGGAAGTCATCCCCGCCGACGAAGCGGCGCAGACCCGCGCCATCATCGATGACGCCGTGCGCATCGTCGAACAGCACCGCGACAACACCCGCGTGCTGCGCGATGCCCACGCCAAGGCCCACGGCTGCGTGAAGGCGGAAGTCAGCGTGCTGCCCGACCTCGACAGCGACCTGCGCGCCGGTGTCTTCGCCGAACCGGGCAAGACCTGGCAGGCCTGGATGCGCCTGTCCAACGGCAACGCCTACCCGCAGTTCGACAGCGCGCGCGATGCCCGTGGCATGGCGATCAAACTGCTCGACGTCCCCGGCGAGAAACTGATGAAGGGTGCCGCGCACGCCCGCGAGCAGGACTTCGTGATGTTCAACCATCCGGTGTTCTTCGTCCGCGATGTGGCCGAGTACCGGCAGAACTTCAACGCCCAGGCCAATGGCGAGAAGGTCGGTGCCTTCTTCCCGGGCTGGGACCCGCGCACCTGGGAAATCCGCCACCTGATCATCGCCCTCAAGACCCTCGCCCCCGCACCGGAAAGCCCGGTCAGCGCCACCTACAGCTCCATCGCGCCGTACAAGCTGGGCGAGGCGAACATCAAGTACCGGGTCATCCCCGATCCACAGCGCTGCCCGCCCTACCAGTTGCCGGAACAGAACACCGCGCTGCCCAACTTCCTGCGCAACGCCCTGTACCAGCAACTGTCCCTGGACCGAGTACCGGCCTGCTTCGCCCTCCAGGTGCAGAAGCAGAACGCCCAGCACTACATGCCGATCGAAGACACCAGCGTCGAGTGGGATGAGTCCGTTTCTCCCTTCATCACCGTAGCCAGCATCAAGGTGCCGGCCCAGGACTTCGACAGCCGCGAGCAGAACCTGGCCTGCGACAACCTCTCCTTCAACCCCTGGCACGCCCTGCCGGAGCACCGTCCGATCGGCGGCATCAACCGCCTGCGCAAGGCGGTGTACGAAGCGGTCAGCGCCTATCGCCACGAACGCAACGACGCAAGCGACGCAAGCGACGCAACCCAGCCTTGA
- a CDS encoding NADPH-dependent FMN reductase, which produces MLNIVLIAGSSRANSQSGKVARFLRQRLIDLDKASPGTCGIIDLGQEPLPLWPAEDTGPWSGYQQRLREADAVVVIAPEWNGMACPAIKNFFIYASKAELAHKPGLLVGVSSGIGGGYPISELRASSYKNCRLCYLPEHLIVRGVEKVLNEAEAVSEDDQRIRARIDYDLDILARYAEALKPVREAIDMSIPAFANGM; this is translated from the coding sequence ATGCTGAATATCGTTCTGATCGCCGGCTCCAGCCGTGCCAACAGTCAGTCGGGCAAGGTCGCCCGCTTCCTTCGCCAGCGCCTGATCGACCTCGACAAAGCCAGCCCAGGCACCTGCGGCATCATTGACCTCGGCCAGGAGCCGCTGCCCCTGTGGCCGGCGGAAGACACCGGCCCCTGGAGCGGCTACCAGCAACGGCTGCGCGAAGCCGACGCGGTGGTGGTGATCGCCCCCGAGTGGAACGGCATGGCCTGCCCGGCCATCAAGAACTTCTTCATCTATGCCAGTAAAGCCGAGCTGGCGCACAAACCCGGCCTGCTGGTAGGCGTTTCCTCCGGTATCGGCGGCGGCTACCCGATCAGCGAGCTGCGAGCCTCCAGCTACAAAAACTGCCGCCTCTGCTACCTGCCGGAGCACCTGATCGTTCGCGGCGTGGAGAAGGTCCTGAACGAGGCCGAGGCCGTGAGTGAAGATGACCAGCGCATCCGTGCCCGCATCGACTACGACCTGGATATCCTCGCCCGTTACGCCGAAGCCCTGAAGCCGGTTCGCGAAGCCATCGACATGAGCATCCCGGCCTTCGCCAACGGCATGTGA
- a CDS encoding sigma-54-dependent transcriptional regulator, with translation MEAISSAPRRLLLVDPCDQCRQFLPQLEEAGWSISSQSLDQALAATYDIGLLRLRSDHLARPEGVKHLISRSGTEWIALVDPRGDPLPGLESFIGEWFFDALALPVDLPRLQGLLGRAFGIARLRGIGNRRGDQNELMGQSRPLRDLRKQLARLGPSEKPVLILGESGSGKALVARTLHRMSRRVAGPFVSFNCGVLPEPETANLLFGHQGKLASANGGTLFLDAIHDLPLGQQERLLTSLRTRTLRHADGEVLALDVRVLASAREELSELTERGLFHAGLRQWLEQNRLQITPLRKRQGDIALLAGYFVDLYSLEAGRRPSHFSEEALSAMVRHRWPGNVRELASRVRRGYALAESGPIEADDLGLQSAPVDGALLGTLEDYKRRAEYQALCDALAHYSSNLSHAAKVLGVSRPTFYRLLHKHQLL, from the coding sequence GTGGAAGCGATCTCTTCCGCACCGCGACGTCTCCTGCTGGTCGACCCGTGCGACCAGTGCCGGCAGTTCTTGCCGCAACTGGAAGAGGCCGGCTGGTCGATCTCCAGCCAGAGCCTCGACCAGGCGCTGGCGGCGACTTACGACATCGGCCTGCTGCGCTTGCGCAGCGACCACCTGGCGCGACCGGAAGGGGTCAAGCACCTGATTAGCCGCAGTGGCACCGAATGGATCGCGCTGGTCGACCCACGGGGCGATCCGCTGCCAGGGCTGGAGTCGTTCATCGGTGAATGGTTTTTCGACGCCCTGGCCTTGCCGGTGGACCTGCCGCGCCTGCAGGGGCTGCTGGGCCGGGCCTTTGGCATCGCGCGCCTGCGGGGCATCGGCAACCGTCGTGGCGACCAGAATGAGCTGATGGGGCAGAGCAGGCCGCTGCGGGACTTGCGCAAGCAACTGGCGCGCCTGGGACCGAGCGAGAAGCCGGTGCTGATCCTGGGGGAAAGCGGCAGCGGCAAGGCGCTGGTAGCGCGCACCTTGCACCGGATGTCACGACGGGTGGCCGGACCATTCGTCAGTTTCAACTGTGGCGTACTGCCGGAGCCGGAGACCGCCAACCTGCTGTTCGGCCATCAGGGCAAGCTGGCCTCGGCCAACGGCGGCACCCTGTTCCTCGATGCCATCCACGACCTGCCGCTCGGTCAGCAGGAGCGCTTGCTGACCAGCCTGCGCACACGAACCCTGCGCCATGCCGATGGCGAGGTCCTGGCCCTGGATGTGCGGGTGCTGGCCTCGGCGCGGGAGGAACTGAGTGAACTGACGGAGCGGGGGTTGTTCCATGCCGGCCTGCGCCAGTGGCTGGAGCAGAACCGCCTGCAGATCACACCGCTGCGCAAGCGCCAGGGCGACATCGCCCTGCTGGCGGGCTATTTCGTCGACCTCTACAGCCTGGAGGCGGGACGCCGGCCCAGCCACTTCAGCGAAGAAGCGCTGTCCGCCATGGTGCGCCATCGCTGGCCCGGCAATGTGCGCGAACTGGCCAGTCGGGTGAGGCGCGGCTATGCGTTGGCGGAGAGCGGCCCGATCGAGGCGGATGACCTGGGGCTGCAAAGCGCCCCGGTGGACGGGGCGCTGCTGGGCACCCTGGAAGACTACAAGCGGCGGGCGGAGTACCAGGCACTGTGCGATGCGCTGGCCCACTACAGCAGCAACCTCAGCCATGCGGCCAAGGTGCTGGGGGTGTCGCGGCCGACCTTCTATCGGCTGCTGCACAAGCACCAGTTGCTGTGA